In one window of Brevinematales bacterium DNA:
- the rplU gene encoding 50S ribosomal protein L21, which produces MYYLVEIQGKQYKVKEGDYIVVDNLNKQKGDKVVFEKVLAILGDKNIEFGTPYIKGKKVEAVVEENFKGKKIIVFKYRHKVNWRRKYGFRPFLTKLKINSLS; this is translated from the coding sequence ATGTACTACTTGGTTGAAATACAAGGAAAACAATATAAAGTTAAAGAAGGAGATTATATAGTAGTTGACAACTTAAATAAGCAAAAAGGAGATAAAGTAGTTTTTGAAAAAGTATTAGCGATATTAGGTGATAAAAACATCGAGTTTGGCACACCCTATATAAAGGGTAAGAAAGTCGAAGCAGTAGTTGAAGAAAACTTCAAGGGTAAAAAAATAATAGTATTCAAATACAGGCATAAAGTAAACTGGAGAAGAAAATACGGATTTAGACCATTTTTAACTAAACTTAAGATAAATTCACTATCATAA